The Brassica napus cultivar Da-Ae chromosome C7, Da-Ae, whole genome shotgun sequence genome has a segment encoding these proteins:
- the LOC125590189 gene encoding uncharacterized protein LOC125590189, translating into MRPFGLIFTVMFLVSAFSESRTADCRVLLGGSWEDIGQSKNHGVDLRSKELLGVVIRGYKRLRSISSAGERMHTMASGPSRRGAGH; encoded by the coding sequence atgagacCCTTTGGTTTGATCTTTACGGTCATGTTCTTGGTCTCAGCCTTTTCGGAATCAAGAACCGCCGATTGCAGAGTTCTCCTTGGTGGTTCATGGGAGGATATAGGTCAATCTAAGAATCACGGAGTTGATTTGCGAAGTAAAGAATTGTTAGGGGTCGTGATACGTGGTTATAAAAGGCTACGATCGATCTCTTCAGCTGGAGAGAGGATGCACACAATGGCTTCAGGACCGAGCAGGAGAGGTGCTGGTCACTAA